Within the Medicago truncatula cultivar Jemalong A17 chromosome 4, MtrunA17r5.0-ANR, whole genome shotgun sequence genome, the region AATTACGAAGAGAGATGTTTTactcatcaaatttcttcaatcCGTGATGCTACTCTTCTATATGCGTGCGTGCGTTTTTGCTTGTGGCTTTCCTTTCATTCCGTGCTCTTTCTCCAAAAAAACGTGAAACCTAGCTCCCGTTGTGCCCAATCGTGAATGTCTAGAACGTGAATACCAGGCTGTTGTGTAGCGCCCCTACTTTTTATATGGCTCTGGCACTTATATTTTCTTCACATATTAATCCCTTGTTAATTCTCTCGGGTCCACAAATTATGCATAGCCCAATGCACCAAATAATCTTGCTGCTATTTTTCTACTCATAACTCCTTTTTCTTATTAGGCTAGACAAGTGCCACATTAATAtcaataaattagaaatgatgCTTTATTTAAACTGGCTCCTTATTAAATACTAAACTAGTAAAAATTGACTAAAAATTCAACTAAAATTGACTCTAAAAATAGTGTATGACTGattgtcatcacaaccccaaacttgaacCGTTATTTGTCCTCAAGGAACCaacttaaaatgaaaaataacagTAAAATAACACTTACTTCATCAATGGTcatatcaaaagttcatttccCTAGTTAGCAAATGATGAGCTAACTTGCTTGGTTACACATCCATTCCACAACTTCTCACAgcaatatattgaaatataacgTGGTTCACTTAGTCGACATGTAGAACTACTATATTACCAAAACTTGAAAAATTTCTAAGAATCAATCAAAGTCAATATTATGCACACACTTTTAAGGACTTTTTAGGTTATAACGTGGCTTAGGTTAGGGGTGGGATCATTTGGAAAATAGGTTTAAGAAAACAACGGAGTTAGACTTCATCCAACTGATCTAAGGCACACCACGCACCACAATATCATATCAGGGgactagagttttttttttttttttactgaatgaAACAACTGATTACTTTTTGACTATAaggattttatatattttttttagctgcAAATTTGACAATTCAGCTTATTTTATcatgcttattattatttttatagcaCAAAGTGATTTTGCTTTTCCTTTCTCTAGTACCCCTACCCCAAACTTAGAGTGTTGCTAGTTCCAagagcaaccccaaacttaaacttttcaaaataacaCGCATAAACATGCCTAACTCCAACAAAATTTTGGGTACATTCTAAAGTCTCTAGGCTTGTAATGTGGTTAGTCACCGAAACAAGGGGTCTAAATCCTAGTGGCTCAACTTggtttaaacaaatgataattcaatataaacaaAGATGGGCTACAAAGGCTCAAGGTACAAGCAATTTGCCTTAGTGTGTACAATATATGACCAatcaattacaaagaaaaatcgcaAATCATAGAAACAACATCTACATGGAAACACTCATATttgtaaaaattgaaaaataagttTAGGCCATAACCTTACAAGCTGAGGTTTCTGGAAGTTGTGGCTACCTAAGCATCATTTCCTGCAATTCACTTCTCTTATGGTACTTAATCAAGCAACCACCTCCTTGGAACTTTTGACAAACCATTGGTGAAATCTTTGTTACTAGACTGGTAAAATTCAAGAAAAGTAAATTCATTAATAACAAACAAGCAAAcaataaaagttattaaaaatgggAACCAAACTGAGAATTGACACAACCGACAAAGACaagttattgaaaaaaaaataagaactgATGTGGAATCTGATTTCTTTTTCCgtccatcttttaattatttttttactgaatAGAAATACctgcaaaataaacaaaattagaaaatatgatGGGTTGACTCCCATCAAGCGCTTTCTTTTACATCATTAAACTTGACGCCTCAGCCACTGTTAGGGTGGaaaatatgaaagaaagaaTATATCATCTTTCTTTTTCCTCTTGTTTGGTAGAAATTCCATGAACTTCATACAATGTAGCAGATGCTCCCATGATCCAACTGCTAGACTTTCGGCATTTGAGCTCTCCCaccaaaaacaataatagaTATACCTTTGCAAATGAATGATTTCTTTCAACCCCGTTGGTTGAGACTTCAGATAGAGACCAACATTCCTCACTTGTGCATTTTCTTCCACCACAACATGACACCCAGTCTCCATCTCAACCAGCTGCTTCTCACATTCATTCGCTTTCCCAACAAGATCACCACACTGAACTTCAAATTtctcaaatgaaacttgatttAATATCAAGATATCatccaaaatattttgaagctGAGTATTGTAATTGATGTTGATAAGCTCTTTCAGCCCTTCACAATCTGTACCTTGATGATTCACCTCATGAAGATCACATCTCACATTTAATCTTGAGATTTGATTGTCCCATTGTTTTATCTTCCAAGAAAGCAGATATTTTTCATACTCCAACGTGACAATCTCCTCTGTGTCATAAAGGCGTAACCTGTCTAATAACCTGTCTATCATAGGTGCGAAATTTGGATAAACTTTTTAGGATCAAAGTACAATGAGATAAACATGAAGaacataaatcataatttttttcaattttttaatatatagacAAAAAATGTAATTGACAGAAATCCTAAACAATAACGAAATTTCCAAGCTGAAATGATTCAACAGaatcataaaagcattaagaacgATTTCTACCGAATAAATTAGAATGGCATTCATAAAGATTAAGAGTTACAGGTTACATAGTCATGAGCTAGAACAAAATCATCTATGACCTAATCAATAAAATTAGCCACTCATGATAAAAGAATTTAAACAATAAGGGTAAAAGAAATTACGAAGAGAGATGTTTTactcatcaaatttcttcaatcCGTGATGCTACTCTTCTATATGCGTGCGTGCGTTTTTGCTTGTGGCTTTCCTTTCATTCCGTGCTCTTTCTCCAAAAAAACGTGAAACCTAGGTCCCGTTGTGCCCAATCGTGAATGTCTAGAACGTGAACACCAGGCTGTTGTGCAGCACCCCTCCTTTTTATATGGCTCTGGCACTTATATTTTCTTCACATATTAATCCCTTGTTAATTCTCTCGGGTCCACAAATTATGCATAGCCCAATGCACCAAATAATCTTGCTGCTATTTTTCTACTCATAACTCCTTTTTCTTATTAGGCTAGACAAGTGCCACATTAATATCAATAAATTAGAAATAATGCTTTATTTAAAATGGCTCCTAATTAAATACTAAACTAGTAAAAATTGACTAAAAATTTAACTAAAATTGACTCTAAAAATAGTGTATGACTGattgtcatcacaaccccaaacttgaaccgttacttgtcctcaaggaaccaacttaaaatgaaaaataacagTAAAATAACACTTACTTCATCAATGGTCATATCAAAAGTTCATCTCCCTAGTTATGATTGACTCTAAAAATAGTGTATGATTGATTGTCATCAGTAGTTGTCAGTGTAAAACTAGTTTACACTGACAATGCATATCCCCTTTTCTCTTCACGAATGTTTTCTTTTGACTTGGTTGATGTCTGATTTCAGGTAATTGATATAATTTCATCTCATCCTGACCATGATGTTATTATCGGAATCAATAATTATGGGAAAGAAGATCTCTTGCTTCAGATTTCAAGGGCCTTTGATATAGAGGTATTCAATTTCTCTTCAGATCAAAAGTATATCCATCATGCTACTATGTTGTATTTAAGGAGAATGGTAAACCAATGCTAGAGTTTTATGATTGATAATTTTATGACCTTAACTATCACTATCATTTTAAACTTGAAACCTGATATCAACTGTTCAGAATGTGCTTGAAGTGTCATGTTTTATATGCAAATTGTCATGTTTATATCACTACAAAACTTTGCATCTTACCATTTTGTTGATAAAGTTAATTTGGATTTTGCATTATATTTTACTTGATTCTTCCTCCTTTACCTATTGATTTTTCACTGATTTGCTTAtttttcaattgaagatttGGGTGTCGCCACAGCGGTTGCAGACTATGCATCTTCTTGGTTTACCTGATGTATTTACAACAGATACAACCGTTACTAGAGTCAGAGCTGTTCCAATGTATAGCTTTAGCAGGAAAACATTGGAGGGATTAAATTTAATACGCCCAACTATAGGAATTTTGCCATCAGGTCTTCCATGGGTAAAGAAATCCCTTAAAAAGAACGAGTTTCTCTCTGGTTCTTTTTTGACGTCGGGTTCTAAGAGAAGCAGGTGTGACACAGATAGTACTCAGGTCCAGATGGATAAGAAAATCGACAAAACAGGATCCCCCAAAATGTTCGACAAGTATATATTTTCAGTTCCTTACTCTGATCATTCAAACTGTGCAGAGCTAGAGGATTTTATTAAGCTTGTCAAGCCAAGTAGTCTGAAGGGTATCGTTTCTTCCTCTACATGCTATATTGAACCCATGTACTACTTTGGCCGACTTTGTACCGGTAACCAACCAGCACCAATGCTACATAACGTTGAAGATGTTAATGTTGAGTTAGATAGAAACATAAGCAAGGAAAGTTATTTACTGAAAGGAAGTGGTAAAAGGGTGGTAACAATCAACCCTGAAACATCATTTGAAGATGATAATGTTGAGTTAGATAGAAATAGATACAGAAGGAAGACTTCGAAGGTTAAGTTAGGTTCTCGTATGACAAAGTTTATAAAACGGGGTGGAGTTAAAATTTTAGAGCATGTTGAAGAATAGTTTCGCATGTGGCATAATTGATCAAGTATGATGTGTACGAATGAAGTTGGGCACTGCTTTGGAAGTCCATGTTGCAAGGTATGATCTACTATCCACCTAACTCAATGTACATTATAACACTTTGTTAGTAGAAAGTTAGATGATTATCAAGAATTAATTGGATGATCTTTTGTACCCCTAATCCCCTATTGGAAAGCAATGTGCGTTTTGAACACTAAAATCTGCTTGTGACAAAAGAATTGTAACTTCAATTGATCATACATATTTTGTTGATAACTCAGTATCGTCTGATTCACTTGTACTTTATAGGCTTGTGGTTTGTTTAATAAAACAGATAGTCTTTTCCTTTTTAAACGTTGCTTGCAAGTTGACAGCTCAGAAGTTGAAAAATCGTATCATGACACtccaaaatttaatattttcaacacATTCTTACTCATTTTCCAAATTCATATAAAACTTATTAAATTCTTCAGAATATCCTCtgtattttcaatatattttcgGCCATTGATGTCGTTGTTTGAGGAGCATACATTGGCTTGAACATTCGGTAACATATACTGTTATGTCACAATTATCATAACTGACCAGACAAAAACATGACTAACTTCTAACTGTTTTATTAATATGGCAGCACATTAGGTCAGTGATCTTAGTTTTtcctataaaaattaaaaatacattccTTAGCAAGAAAGATATTCATTTCAGACAATGTTATTCTCATGCTTGTGACATTAGGAATAGAGTTGTGCTAAAAAATTACATGACTTTTAACTGTTGGtataatttaaaagtaaaaacaataaaacaaactaTTGATTGCTTGAACCAATTTCTAAGCCTGGAGTGTTCAATTGGAGTCATGTTTTATCTCTTATCTGCATTCTTCAATGCTACTTTCAATCTGCAGACTTGAAGAAGCTGTACTAGATAGGTCTTTACGTGAAAAAAAGGTTGGTTGTTTAGGGGTTATGAGGGTTGTAGTTTCACTCTCTAGCATGGTCACCACATTTGACATGTGTGGACGATCATCCGGTTCATCCTGTACGCATAAGAGTCCAATTTGGGAACACCTAATATATAAATTGGTTGGCGTTGTAAGTATCACATAGAGACGGGTCCATTAAATCTAGCAGTTTATCCTCTCTCCATAGTCTCCAAGCCTGGTAATAAGATGTAAAtctctaaataaaaaaacattaattgtagaaaataaaaattgaatgcaAAGGGTGGAACATACTTAACCCAAAAGACTTGAAATCTCTTTAGACCGATAGAACCCGGTGTTCCTTTTTCCACTGATGATCTCAAGCAAGACAACGCCAACTGAAAACATCTGACTTTGTTGAAATATATCCATCCAACGCATACTCAGGAGACATGTACCCGCTGTCAACATACAGAAAATCACTCACATGCAAATAGAAACGACTAGATATCTCAACAAAGAATGTTGAGAGattcataataataatgttgTTATAACATCCCTTTATGGTCATACAAAAGAAGTATATTTAGCAAAAAGTATAAGGAGAATTCcattgagaaagaaaaatagaagtaaAAGGACTAGAAATTGAACTTACTATGTACCAACAACCCTCTCTGTGCTTGCCTCTGTTTCTTTGCCTGCAAATGTTCTTGCTATTCCAAAATCTGAGATTTTTGGTTGCATCTCCTCATCTAGAAGAATGTTGCTAGTTTTCAAATCTCGGTGAATAACTCTAAGTCTTGAGTCTTGATGAAGATAGAGCAGTCCACGGGCAATTCCGAGAATTATTTCAAACCGCATTGGCCAATCCAAAATTACGCTTTTTGTCGAATCTGTGAATGTTTTAGTTTACCATTTAaaggagaaaaataattaatcaatgtACTCCAAACGCAGAAAACACCACAAATGATAGATAAAATTAGAGACCAACCGAATATCAATAAGTCCAAGCTCTTGTTACGCATATACTCATAAAGCAGAACTTTTTCCTCTCCTTTTACACAGGAGCAGCCGCGTAATTTAACAAGGTTACGATGTTGAAGTTTAGCTATTGATAAGTCAATAATTTAGTGTTTATTAGAgtctattttatttagattttatgtgtttttaattactttctagaactattttacttcaatttgttgttatttaatttcaggaacaaatatggTGAAaaattgagtcttggagcagaAGAAAGGGTTTTGGAGCATGATTAAGGAATGGAAGGATCTAGAGCatgatttggagctgattcaggccaaaaatatgaagatcatGTGCAAAAATATCAGGCCCGTGCCTGACAAAATCCAAACCGAGCCTCCAAGTTATTCAAGCATGCCAAACTCCAGAGAgactggcacggcccgtgcctgcAGGTGCACGACCGTACTCGATGCCAGCTCCCCTTTTTGCTGTTTTGTTCAAAGACTGACATGGCTCATGCTAAGCTGAGCACAGCCGTGCCAAAGTTTCAGGCTgctattttgatatattttcagACCTAAAAGCCCATGGGTTGCTTGctatgtaatttttattcattttcttagGGCTTAAGTGAAGTAGCAATAAatgtcacaagaaagggggggtttgaattgtgaccctttttaaattattcctgaaagtttatattaaattttatactcAAGAAAATTTCTTGGTTAAGATACGTTagtcaaataaataataattttaggaCCATAATGATCTGGAGCAGaataagaaaatgatataaagCTGAAATATAAAGATTCAGTtaaggaccagaatgttctggagagTAAGAGtaataaaacaatatattatGCTGAATTTAAACTTTGGTTAAATATTATGCAGTTGTTTTATcttggaccagaatgttctggaagcagtgtaattaataaattaattataaggaCCTGAGAACTCTGGATTAATATGATTGAGGTTTAAACGGGACCAGAGTGTTCTGGAAGTAATGTAATTAGTaaagtaataattaattataaggaccagagaactctggattaATATAGTAGAGATTTAAATGGGACCAGAGTGTTCTGGAGATAAGCAAATAAAGTGTGTGTGATTGTGTGTGAATATTGTGTcaagatagagagagagagagagagaaataacaCAGGAGAGTTATCCTGATTCACCCAATccggctacttccagtccccacacttcgtgtgagattatccactatagttttcagttggtagaaacttctaaccaacactataaggtcttgatcacaccagatcagtccaGAACAcctatctcaaactattaagcccaatagacttgagaACTAGTTTACACTCATGTATGATGATGAGTTTAGGTCGTGATGTCTCAAAACAAAAGAGACTTTTACAAAGGCAAACTCAAAAAGATATTCtcaaataaaagagataaagatGGTAAATATAGTGAAAGATTATGGAGTTTGCTTTGCTTGTTGTAGAAAGATTGTTGAAGAGATTGATAGTTTGTTTGCTTTGAGAGAGATAAATGCTTTTGTATTTCAAACTCTTGGTTTTTGCCTTGGATGTCTTCCTCTATTTATAGAAGCCAAAGACTTGTTCCCCAATCAATAAACCAGCTGTCCTTTcctttaatttgaatttgaagtttgCGCTCCAAACTTTGCTTGTTGGAAAGGTATGAAAAAATACACTTGCAGAATGTTCTTGAGCCTGTACAGAACGTTCTTGAAAATCCAGCAAGTACATGAAAAGAGCTTTCACGCGTTTATGCAAGCTGTTTGTTGCTTTCTTGGATACAACTCATGTGAAGTGACTTATGTGATGTCATGGCATGATATCATGTAtatgttgtaacaccccgttacccaaaagtaattaaatataacataaacatcagagttaagcaccaaacgggcatgttacactacatttcaaaattccttaaatagCATATATAACTATTTAAATAAACAACTGTCAAACATCAAtaaacttgcagcggaatatttgtttcaacatcaacaattatttaaacctccaataatatcttggcattaagcctaaacaacaataaatcaaccaacaaagggccacatcatcaagttccaaaatttgatacataggaaagaaaacaataataataataataataattcccatcccacgtatcagagccctagacacgactcttgagccaccaccgactactcaggatcacctgcaagttacccataggaagggcaacattttcaagcagaaggggtgagattcacaacaataaaatatagatattaaactcttcaattgaatctaacaccctataaatatcattttatcatcttgcaaatatagATATGTatttcacaagc harbors:
- the LOC25483430 gene encoding 5' exonuclease Apollo, with the translated sequence MEDGLISVDRWARGSEAYFLTHLHSDHTKGLSSKWSHGPLFCSPITARLLPIKFPNFNLSLLRILHTGTSHTISLRSPSSSNPTTVIVTAIDACHCPGSIMLLFRGDFGCELHTGDFRWEGSCEKARIAREMLGVALKEHDGVVDVVCLDNTYANPTYEFPSRSVAAQQVIDIISSHPDHDVIIGINNYGKEDLLLQISRAFDIEIWVSPQRLQTMHLLGLPDVFTTDTTVTRVRAVPMYSFSRKTLEGLNLIRPTIGILPSGLPWVKKSLKKNEFLSGSFLTSGSKRSRCDTDSTQVQMDKKIDKTGSPKMFDKYIFSVPYSDHSNCAELEDFIKLVKPSSLKGIVSSSTCYIEPMYYFGRLCTGNQPAPMLHNVEDVNVELDRNISKESYLLKGSGKRVVTINPETSFEDDNVELDRNRYRRKTSKVKLGSRMTKFIKRGGVKILEHVEE
- the LOC120579941 gene encoding G-type lectin S-receptor-like serine/threonine-protein kinase At4g03230; translated protein: MIEIEDLEENDNEGIEVPYFDFESILVATNDFSYANKLGKGGFGPVYKGKFGGQEIAIKRLSSVSSQGSLEFKNEVVLIADVYYLQVHAKLQHRNLVKLRGCSCVKGEEKVLLYEYMRNKSLDLLIFDSTKSVILDWPMRFEIILGIARGLLYLHQDSRLRVIHRDLKTSNILLDEEMQPKISDFGIARTFAGKETEASTERVVGTYGYMSPEYALDGYISTKSDVFSWRCLA